Below is a window of Candidatus Bathyarchaeota archaeon DNA.
CTTTCAGGTGGAGGAGCCCAACCAAACCTTGGAAAAACCAGAAGAAAAACTAAAGATAACCAGAATAAACCATAAGATGAAAAAGCTGTTGCTCCAAAAGTGTTTCCTTTTTTAAACTCCATTACTCCAGCTATTATTTGCGCTAAACCACCATAAAAAATTCCCATAGCTAAAATCATGCTTCCTAAACTATAAAACCCTATATTATGCAAGTTTAAAAGAACAGTAGTCATTCCAAAACCCATTAAACCTAAAGGCGCGGGATTAGCATATTTAAATTCACTCAATTTTGATTCGCCTCTTTATCGATTAAAGAGCTAAGTTTTAAGAAAAGCGTTTTTATAAATTTTTCGGAGGCAAAGTAACATAAAGCTTTATAGTTAATATCATTAAATTCTTTATTATGAGCGTTCACGTCGCAATTTATGGTTTAGGGTATATAGGAACTTTAATAGCTAAAGCTGCTTTAAGCAAGAAAAATATTAAATTAGTTGCTGGAATAGATGTGGATTTAAGTAAAATCGGTAAGGATTTAGGGGAAGTTTTAAATTTAAATAAGAAGCTTGGAGTGAAAGTTGCGCATGATGATGAAGCTGAAAAAATTTTAAGCGAAGCTAAACCTCAAATAGTTCTTCATTCAACATTAACTCACTTAAATGAAATATATCCTCAATTAATTAAATGCATTAAAGTTAAAGCTAATGTCATTTCTACAGCTGAAACATTATCTTATCCATGGTATAGATACCCTAAACTTGCATCTTTGATAGATGAAGAAGCGAAAAAAGCTGGAGTTGCGGTTCTTGGAACAGGTGTTAATCCAGGGTTTATTTTTGATTCTTTACCAGCTTTTTTAACATCTGTATGCATTAAAGTAAATAGAATTCATATCATTAGAGTTATAAACGCTGCTTTACGAAGGTATTCTTTTCAAAAAAAGTATGGTTTAGGCATGAGTTTAGAAGAGTTTAAAGATAAAGCTTCAGGTCATACAGGTTATGCTGAATCAATACTTTTATTAGCTTCAATAATAGGGGTTAAGATAGATAAAATTGAAGAAAAACAAGAACCTATATTAGCGGAGAGAAACCTGAGAACAGAGTATTTCAACATAAATCCTGGGCAAGTATGCGGTTTAAAAGGTTATGGAATTGGATACGTTAATGGAAAAGAGTTTATTAAGCTTGAGTTAATAGCAGCTGTAAATCAAAAAGATTTTGATGAAATAATAATTGATGGAGAACCCCCGCTTAAATGGAGAAATGAATATGGAACCTCAGGCGATATCGCTACAGCAGCGATGGTTATAAATATGATTCCTAAAGTTTTAAACGCTCCTAAAGGTTTAATAACAATGAAGGATTTTACTCTATCCATTTTCTAGGATAATTCGGTGTGAAAAAATGAATGTTTGTAATAGATTAAACAATTATGAAAAAAGGATTATTTCTTTTATAAATAAGGAAGATATTTTAACTTTTGCAAAAAAATTAATTGAAATCCCAAGTGTCAATCCTCCTGGTAAGGAGTACCCTGTAGCTAAATTCATTTATAAAATACTGTCTAAAGCGGGGTTTGAAGTAAAAATGCAGGAAGTTTTACCAGGTAGACCTAATATTTTAGCTTCTTTAAAAGGGAAAGATGGAAAAACATTTGTGATTAATGGGCATATGGATGTTGTTCCAGCTGGTGAAGGGTGGAGAAGTGACCCGTTTAAAGGCATAATAATTAACGATAAAATTATAGGTCGTGGAGCAGCAGATATGAAAGGGGGATTAGCATCTATACTTACAGCGCTTATCGCAATTAAAAAAGCTAATATAAAAATAAATGGAGAAATTATAGTTCATGCGGTTATTGACGAGGAAGTTGAGAGTTGTGGAACAAAAAGCATAATTAAGGAAGGAATTAAGGCTGATTACGCTGTAATCGGAGAACCAACGAATCTTTCGATTTGTATAGCACAAAAAGGTCGATTAGTTATAAAGATGACTGCTAATGGTAAAGCTGCCCATGCAAGCATACCAGATAATGGAGTAAATGCTATTTTAGATACTATTAAGGTATTAAATAAGATGATTTCTTATGGAAATAAACTTTCTAGAAGACAACATCCATTGTTAGGTTCTCCTACACAAACGATAACCATGATTAATGGAGGAGTAAAATCAAATATTATACCTGAAAAATGTGAAGTTATTATAGATAGAAGATTAATCCCTGGAGAAACCATTGAAAATATAAAAACTAAATTAAAAGATGCCATAAATAAATTTCAAA
It encodes the following:
- a CDS encoding acetate uptake transporter, which produces MSEFKYANPAPLGLMGFGMTTVLLNLHNIGFYSLGSMILAMGIFYGGLAQIIAGVMEFKKGNTFGATAFSSYGLFWLSLVFLLVFPRFGWAPPPERASLAAYFFLWGLFTALMSLATLKRNKALQTVFISLAVLFFLLVIGLYIPIVTRIAGIEGVFCGFSAIYLAIAEVINEAYNKEILPIGVVK
- a CDS encoding dihydrodipicolinate reductase; translation: MSVHVAIYGLGYIGTLIAKAALSKKNIKLVAGIDVDLSKIGKDLGEVLNLNKKLGVKVAHDDEAEKILSEAKPQIVLHSTLTHLNEIYPQLIKCIKVKANVISTAETLSYPWYRYPKLASLIDEEAKKAGVAVLGTGVNPGFIFDSLPAFLTSVCIKVNRIHIIRVINAALRRYSFQKKYGLGMSLEEFKDKASGHTGYAESILLLASIIGVKIDKIEEKQEPILAERNLRTEYFNINPGQVCGLKGYGIGYVNGKEFIKLELIAAVNQKDFDEIIIDGEPPLKWRNEYGTSGDIATAAMVINMIPKVLNAPKGLITMKDFTLSIF
- a CDS encoding M20 family metallopeptidase yields the protein MNVCNRLNNYEKRIISFINKEDILTFAKKLIEIPSVNPPGKEYPVAKFIYKILSKAGFEVKMQEVLPGRPNILASLKGKDGKTFVINGHMDVVPAGEGWRSDPFKGIIINDKIIGRGAADMKGGLASILTALIAIKKANIKINGEIIVHAVIDEEVESCGTKSIIKEGIKADYAVIGEPTNLSICIAQKGRLVIKMTANGKAAHASIPDNGVNAILDTIKVLNKMISYGNKLSRRQHPLLGSPTQTITMINGGVKSNIIPEKCEVIIDRRLIPGETIENIKTKLKDAINKFQKNVKSSFKISFIEHEADPFQISPNEKIVKIVQSSVNDVVGKTKIMGFPAVTDAYLYNNVGIPTIIFGPGDITQAHKPNEYVKISELICAAKIYALIAMRLLKNE